From Pedobacter indicus, a single genomic window includes:
- the tamL gene encoding translocation and assembly module lipoprotein TamL, whose amino-acid sequence MRIRSLYVWIPIVMFFVASSCSNIKYLKEGENLYVKGRVELKPDTSFPEKYIEPLESNLESYLRPQPNSSILGLRPKLYFYNLAGDSTTTEKGIKGWLKYKVGEPPVLLSDVNRPHNEDLLRNRLENLGFFNAEVSSDTTIKNRKATVSYFATPHDNYKIKDVVFELDSTDFGKIIDETKDGSLLKPGNPYNFDVIVNERTRIDNELKARGYYYFNPDYLLVEVDSTVGDHQVDLFVTVKPEAPDQGLHPYYINNIYIFPDYNLQQGTYQLGIPSDSTRYGDYYIIDPFKTYRRRAIARPMSFQKGDLYTRAKHTRTISQLVGLGTFKFVKNNFVPVDSADSNLLDVYYYLTPQPTKSMHFEILGKTASVYNGSEATLSWQHRSAFKGAELFRLSVFGGYELQTGGNVNLNSSFYRYGAEASLTFPQIIAPFKWTPTKRFVPHTTIRTGYEFLNRRNAYRLNSMTFGFGYSWRESSQKEHELDLLEVAYVRSSNITPEYELELQRNPNLRHAIDKQFIIGPNYVFTYTNTMEQNRKNTMYFRGGLDLSGNIIGLIKGANYDEGDTYSFLNAPISQYIKTDLDFRNYTKLGSKSEIAARAMLGFGYAYGNSNQMPYIKQFFSGGPNGIRAFRARALGPGSYEPEPFGEYNFIPDMTGDIKMEVNLEYRRKLVSIIHGAAFVDAGNIWLLNEDENKPGAAISKDFLKEMAVGAGLGLRFDLTFLVLRTDIAIPIRIPYLPQGERWVIDRIDFGDKQWRKDNIIFNLAIGYPF is encoded by the coding sequence ATGAGAATTAGATCTTTATATGTTTGGATACCTATCGTAATGTTTTTTGTTGCTAGCTCTTGCAGTAATATTAAATATCTCAAAGAAGGAGAAAATCTTTATGTGAAAGGTCGGGTAGAACTTAAACCTGACACCTCTTTTCCAGAGAAATATATTGAACCGTTGGAGTCAAATCTGGAAAGCTACCTGAGACCACAGCCAAATTCAAGTATTCTCGGTCTTCGTCCAAAACTGTATTTCTATAATTTGGCAGGAGATTCAACTACCACCGAAAAGGGCATTAAAGGTTGGCTGAAATATAAAGTCGGTGAACCTCCGGTACTTTTAAGCGATGTAAACAGACCGCATAATGAGGACTTGCTAAGAAACAGATTGGAAAACTTAGGGTTCTTCAATGCAGAGGTTAGTTCGGATACGACAATTAAGAACAGAAAAGCAACGGTATCTTATTTCGCTACACCACATGATAACTATAAAATAAAAGATGTTGTCTTTGAGCTAGACAGCACTGATTTCGGAAAAATTATTGATGAAACGAAAGATGGATCTCTGCTGAAGCCCGGGAACCCCTACAACTTTGACGTTATCGTTAACGAACGAACAAGGATTGACAATGAACTTAAAGCAAGAGGGTATTATTACTTTAACCCCGATTACTTGCTTGTGGAAGTGGATAGCACTGTTGGTGATCATCAAGTCGATTTATTTGTCACAGTCAAACCAGAGGCTCCTGACCAAGGTCTCCATCCGTATTATATCAATAATATTTATATTTTCCCGGACTATAACCTGCAACAAGGAACATATCAACTGGGTATACCCTCAGATAGTACAAGATATGGCGATTATTATATTATTGATCCGTTCAAGACCTATAGACGACGTGCTATTGCGAGACCCATGTCTTTTCAGAAGGGAGATTTATACACGAGGGCTAAACACACGCGAACAATTTCACAACTAGTAGGGCTTGGAACCTTTAAATTTGTCAAGAACAACTTTGTTCCGGTAGATTCAGCAGACAGCAATTTGCTGGATGTCTATTATTATCTCACGCCGCAACCGACCAAGTCCATGCATTTCGAAATTCTGGGCAAAACGGCTTCAGTTTATAACGGTTCGGAAGCTACGCTTTCTTGGCAACACAGAAGCGCCTTTAAAGGAGCGGAACTTTTCCGTCTTTCAGTTTTTGGCGGTTATGAGCTTCAAACTGGAGGTAACGTAAATCTAAACTCTAGCTTTTATCGCTATGGTGCTGAAGCTAGTCTTACCTTCCCGCAAATCATTGCCCCTTTTAAGTGGACACCCACCAAGCGTTTTGTCCCTCATACGACGATCCGTACGGGTTATGAGTTTTTAAACCGTCGGAATGCATATCGACTCAACTCGATGACCTTTGGCTTCGGCTATTCGTGGCGAGAGAGTAGTCAAAAAGAGCATGAGCTGGACTTACTTGAGGTAGCTTATGTTCGTTCGTCGAATATCACGCCGGAATACGAACTCGAGCTACAAAGAAACCCTAACTTGCGGCACGCCATTGACAAGCAGTTCATTATAGGGCCTAACTATGTGTTTACATATACGAACACAATGGAACAAAACAGGAAAAATACAATGTATTTTCGTGGCGGACTGGATTTATCAGGCAATATTATCGGGTTGATAAAAGGTGCAAATTACGATGAAGGGGACACATACAGTTTTCTGAATGCACCTATTTCTCAATATATTAAAACTGACCTGGACTTCCGGAATTACACAAAACTGGGATCAAAATCTGAAATCGCGGCGCGCGCGATGTTAGGCTTCGGTTATGCATATGGAAACTCCAACCAGATGCCCTATATCAAACAATTTTTTAGTGGTGGACCAAATGGTATAAGAGCCTTTAGAGCCCGTGCATTAGGACCGGGGTCTTACGAACCAGAACCATTTGGCGAATATAACTTTATACCTGATATGACGGGAGATATTAAAATGGAGGTCAATTTAGAATATCGCCGAAAGTTGGTAAGTATTATTCATGGTGCAGCGTTTGTTGATGCAGGTAATATCTGGTTGCTAAATGAAGATGAAAACAAACCAGGAGCTGCAATCAGCAAAGACTTCTTAAAAGAAATGGCTGTCGGTGCTGGGCTCGGCTTACGCTTTGATCTCACTTTCTTGGTCTTAAGAACAGATATCGCTATCCCCATAAGAATCCCTTATTTGCCGCAAGGCGAGCGTTGGGTGATTGACCGCATTGATTTCGGTGATAAACAATGGCGAAAAGACAATATTATATTCAATCTCGCAATTGGATATCCGTTTTAG